In Gemmatimonadales bacterium, one DNA window encodes the following:
- a CDS encoding flagellin: MSSIQTNLGANIALLNTTASGMNMNKEIARLSSGFRINSSGDDAAGLAIANKLRGQAQSLSAASRNASQANSMLQIADGATNTISTILDRLKELATESNSDTIGSQRDKLDAEFQQLLQEITRITATTQYQGSNLIDGSFGASLNTSSALFSVTGVPSSGTTFTGNAAGTYALTADTTNHTITMTKGGVSQTVADVAGAQTLNFSEFGVKVNTDSGYVRDTAIGALTINAGSGGNFMVSSSGHYASSDLISLSSVDLTLSTLGISTSNVTTAANAQAALTAIDSATDHVNSAIGAIGAAESRISYAQTNVDTIQQNTTAAESTIRDANMAQETTAFTKFNILQQAGMAMISQANQSAAQVLTLLR; this comes from the coding sequence ATGTCGAGTATCCAGACCAATCTTGGGGCGAATATCGCGCTGTTGAACACGACCGCGTCGGGCATGAACATGAACAAGGAAATTGCCCGCCTGTCGTCCGGTTTCCGCATCAACAGCTCGGGAGATGACGCGGCAGGCCTCGCGATCGCCAACAAGCTCCGTGGGCAGGCGCAGAGCCTTTCTGCCGCCTCCCGCAACGCCTCGCAGGCGAACTCGATGCTGCAGATCGCCGACGGCGCCACCAACACCATCTCCACCATCCTTGACCGCCTCAAGGAGCTCGCGACGGAATCCAACTCGGACACGATCGGATCCCAGCGCGACAAGCTCGATGCGGAGTTCCAGCAGCTGCTGCAGGAAATCACCCGCATCACCGCGACGACCCAGTATCAGGGGAGCAACCTGATCGACGGTTCGTTCGGTGCGTCGCTCAACACGTCGAGCGCGCTGTTCTCGGTCACCGGCGTTCCGTCGAGCGGCACGACCTTCACGGGAAATGCCGCGGGCACCTACGCGCTGACGGCCGACACCACGAACCACACGATCACGATGACCAAGGGTGGCGTGTCGCAGACGGTGGCCGATGTGGCCGGTGCGCAGACGCTCAACTTCTCGGAGTTCGGGGTCAAGGTGAACACCGATTCCGGGTACGTCCGTGACACCGCCATCGGCGCGCTGACGATCAATGCCGGCAGCGGCGGCAACTTCATGGTGAGCTCCAGCGGTCACTACGCCAGCTCCGACCTGATCTCTCTGAGCTCGGTCGACCTGACGCTGTCGACTCTTGGTATCAGCACCTCGAACGTGACCACCGCGGCGAACGCCCAGGCAGCACTCACGGCGATCGACTCCGCGACCGACCACGTCAACTCGGCGATCGGCGCGATCGGCGCCGCCGAGAGCCGGATCAGCTACGCGCAGACCAACGTCGACACGATCCAGCAGAACACCACCGCCGCCGAGTCGACGATCCGCGACGCCAACATGGCGCAGGAAACGACGGCGTTCACGAAGTTCAACATCCTGCAGCAGGCTGGCATGGCGATGATTTCGCAGGCCAACCAGTCGGCAGCGCAGGTACTGACGCTGCTCCGCTAA
- the fliW gene encoding flagellar assembly protein FliW has protein sequence MSAAIRPASIEPTFVTRLFGTIQVSPSRMVHFADGLPGFPNSTHFALLPAQTRALAWLQSLDAPALAFLLIRWGALSEPLGEIGGDAYAIVTLPAQDETATANLQAPVIIDPVSRAGHQFIRTDAVGRTAVPFDLPTLLQPA, from the coding sequence ATGAGCGCTGCCATCCGCCCCGCCTCGATCGAACCGACCTTTGTCACCCGGCTCTTTGGTACCATCCAGGTGTCGCCTTCCCGGATGGTCCACTTCGCCGACGGCTTGCCAGGCTTCCCCAACTCGACGCACTTCGCGCTGCTGCCGGCGCAGACACGGGCGCTCGCCTGGCTCCAGTCGCTCGATGCACCGGCGCTCGCCTTCCTCCTCATCCGGTGGGGTGCGCTGAGCGAGCCGCTCGGCGAGATCGGCGGCGACGCGTATGCGATCGTCACGCTGCCGGCGCAGGATGAAACAGCGACGGCGAATCTCCAGGCGCCGGTGATCATCGATCCGGTGAGCCGCGCCGGCCATCAGTTCATTCGCACCGATGCAGTCGGCCGGACCGCGGTGCCGTTCGATCTCCCCACCCTCCTGCAGCCAGCCTGA
- the flgL gene encoding flagellar hook-associated protein FlgL, giving the protein MRITDAMVYTRSLQQVENQFNALDQASAQVSTGQRNATISDDPVAGGQVMQIDAATRGVTQYLRNISSVQTGLSGEESTLNQLTDLLSRAKELATEQAGSNGDAQTRAAAGAEVSQLLAQAVSLGNLKIGDQYVFAGTATDAEPFQADGSYVGNTAQRQAEIGNGVTVNTTHTGAQLFVDSGAMQSLTALQNALNSNDSNAILASMTGLDTAFDATQNNLADVGARTDALTSATNAFTAQQTSLSTARSNAADIPIEEASLNLASIQTALQAGLLATSKILNTSLVNYLQ; this is encoded by the coding sequence ATGCGAATTACCGATGCCATGGTGTACACCAGGTCACTGCAGCAGGTGGAAAACCAGTTCAATGCACTCGACCAGGCATCGGCGCAGGTGTCGACCGGGCAGCGCAACGCCACGATCTCCGACGACCCGGTGGCCGGCGGCCAGGTGATGCAGATCGATGCGGCAACCCGCGGGGTGACCCAGTATCTCCGCAACATTTCATCGGTGCAGACCGGGTTGAGCGGCGAGGAATCGACACTCAACCAGCTCACCGATCTGCTCAGCCGGGCGAAGGAACTCGCGACCGAGCAGGCGGGGAGCAATGGCGATGCGCAGACCCGCGCTGCCGCCGGCGCCGAAGTGTCGCAGCTCCTGGCCCAGGCGGTGTCGCTCGGCAATCTCAAGATCGGCGACCAGTATGTCTTCGCCGGCACGGCGACCGATGCCGAGCCGTTCCAGGCGGACGGGAGCTACGTCGGCAACACCGCCCAGCGACAGGCGGAGATCGGCAACGGCGTCACCGTGAACACCACGCACACCGGCGCGCAGCTCTTTGTCGACTCGGGGGCGATGCAATCACTCACGGCCCTGCAGAACGCGCTCAACAGCAACGATTCGAACGCCATTCTCGCCTCGATGACCGGTCTCGACACGGCGTTCGATGCGACCCAGAACAATCTCGCCGACGTCGGCGCACGCACCGATGCGCTCACGTCGGCGACCAATGCCTTTACCGCGCAGCAGACCTCGCTTTCCACCGCGCGCAGCAACGCGGCGGATATCCCGATCGAGGAAGCGTCGCTCAACCTTGCGTCGATCCAGACCGCGCTCCAGGCGGGCTTGCTCGCCACGAGCAAGATTCTCAACACCTCACTGGTGAACTACCTGCAATGA
- a CDS encoding sigma-54 dependent transcriptional regulator — protein sequence MHHPPATKDVDRNVETMKTVLCVDDEPAVAAMFEHALTSLGYEPVLALSGEEALRVVAARRIDLILADSQMPGMSGLELLDALEQQGRNIPVVIVTGHSSVEHAVLSMRRGAVDYLTKPVRLQTLEITIQHALDFARLRSENETFRQEISRIQARRRLVGNSSSLKDLQDVMITVAPTRAAVLIEGESGTGKELIARGIHDQSPRRDQPFITVNCAALPEGLVESALFGHEKGAFTGATARMIGAFERADGGTLLLDEVSEMRLDLQAKLLRAIQEQEFERVGGRDLVRVDVRIIATTNRALLREVDAGRFRADLYYRLQVVPIYTPPLRDRADDIPLLVAHFIHSSCEALGVSSATLAPGTMDHLQAYRWPGNVRELANAVERAVILSRGRPLTAEVFALSRSGGEAAPPVLHLSRSDEPAAVPVPAAESDELPLNLADLERVMIQRALAATGGNRTRAARLLGISERTLRNKLNVPQVS from the coding sequence GTGCACCATCCTCCCGCAACCAAGGATGTGGATCGGAATGTCGAGACGATGAAGACGGTGTTGTGTGTCGACGACGAGCCCGCCGTGGCCGCGATGTTCGAACATGCACTCACCAGTCTTGGCTACGAGCCGGTCCTCGCCCTGAGCGGTGAGGAAGCCCTCCGCGTCGTCGCCGCTCGACGGATCGATCTCATCCTCGCCGACTCCCAGATGCCCGGGATGTCCGGGCTCGAACTGCTCGACGCACTCGAACAGCAGGGCCGCAACATCCCGGTCGTGATCGTCACCGGACATAGCAGCGTGGAACATGCCGTCCTCTCGATGCGCCGCGGTGCCGTCGACTACCTCACCAAGCCGGTTCGCCTTCAGACCCTCGAAATCACCATCCAGCACGCGCTCGATTTTGCCAGGCTTCGCAGCGAGAACGAGACCTTCCGGCAGGAGATCTCCCGGATCCAGGCGCGGCGCCGGCTCGTCGGCAACAGCTCGTCGCTGAAGGATCTGCAGGATGTCATGATCACCGTCGCGCCGACGCGCGCGGCCGTGCTGATCGAAGGTGAATCGGGGACCGGCAAGGAACTGATCGCGCGAGGGATTCACGACCAGAGCCCGCGCCGCGACCAGCCGTTCATCACCGTCAACTGCGCCGCACTGCCGGAAGGGCTCGTCGAAAGCGCGCTCTTCGGTCACGAAAAGGGAGCCTTCACCGGCGCCACCGCGCGGATGATCGGCGCCTTCGAGCGCGCCGACGGCGGCACGCTCCTCCTCGACGAAGTCTCCGAGATGCGGCTCGACCTGCAGGCCAAGCTGCTGCGGGCGATCCAGGAGCAGGAATTCGAACGCGTCGGCGGCCGCGACCTGGTGCGGGTGGACGTGCGGATCATCGCCACCACCAACCGGGCGCTCCTGCGCGAAGTCGACGCGGGACGCTTCCGCGCCGATCTCTACTACCGGCTGCAGGTGGTGCCGATCTACACCCCGCCGCTCCGCGACCGGGCCGACGACATTCCGCTCCTCGTCGCTCACTTCATCCATTCCAGCTGCGAAGCGCTCGGCGTCTCCTCCGCCACCCTCGCCCCCGGGACGATGGACCACCTCCAGGCGTATCGCTGGCCTGGCAACGTTCGCGAACTGGCGAACGCGGTCGAACGGGCGGTGATCCTGAGCCGCGGCCGGCCGCTGACCGCCGAAGTCTTTGCGCTGTCACGGAGCGGGGGCGAAGCCGCGCCACCGGTGCTGCACCTCTCCCGCAGCGACGAGCCGGCAGCGGTACCGGTGCCGGCAGCAGAATCCGATGAACTCCCGCTCAACCTCGCCGATCTCGAACGGGTCATGATCCAGCGCGCCCTCGCCGCCACCGGCGGCAACCGCACCCGCGCCGCCCGCCTTCTCGGCATCAGCGAACGGACCCTCCGCAACAAGCTGAACGTCCCGCAAGTCAGCTGA
- the flgC gene encoding flagellar basal body rod protein FlgC, whose protein sequence is MADVPGIPMLPRPFRELMGPLGTAASGMSRQQKFIEVIANNIANAETTKTADGGPYHRQIAVAGTDPVTGAPITTVHEDKSAGKTVYQPGHPDADAQGYVHYPNVDVATEMVDLMIARRMNDANATVFESAKAMLRKAIDI, encoded by the coding sequence ATGGCTGACGTCCCCGGCATCCCGATGCTCCCGCGTCCCTTTCGCGAGCTGATGGGACCCCTCGGCACCGCCGCGAGCGGGATGTCGCGCCAGCAGAAGTTCATCGAGGTGATCGCCAACAACATCGCCAACGCCGAGACGACGAAGACCGCCGACGGCGGGCCGTATCATCGTCAGATCGCCGTCGCGGGGACCGATCCCGTGACCGGCGCGCCGATCACCACCGTGCACGAGGACAAGTCGGCAGGAAAGACCGTGTACCAGCCGGGTCACCCCGACGCCGACGCGCAGGGATACGTCCACTACCCCAATGTCGACGTCGCGACCGAGATGGTGGACCTGATGATCGCGCGGCGGATGAACGACGCGAATGCCACGGTGTTCGAATCGGCGAAGGCGATGCTGCGAAAGGCGATCGACATTTGA
- the fliE gene encoding flagellar hook-basal body complex protein FliE: MTTPIRPEMQVVSPLERGEGTPIGSVTDGPGFGDLLTRALGGAESMQQQKDNVIGAFLRGDPVELHQVMAAAEEASLSLQLLVETRNKLTSAYQSLMNTQV; encoded by the coding sequence ATGACGACACCGATCCGCCCCGAGATGCAGGTCGTCTCGCCGCTGGAGCGCGGCGAGGGGACGCCGATCGGCTCCGTCACCGACGGTCCCGGATTCGGAGATCTGCTCACTCGCGCGCTCGGCGGCGCCGAGTCGATGCAGCAGCAGAAGGACAACGTCATCGGCGCCTTCCTGCGAGGCGACCCGGTCGAGTTGCATCAGGTGATGGCGGCTGCCGAAGAAGCGTCGTTGTCGTTGCAGCTGCTGGTCGAAACCCGCAACAAGCTGACCAGTGCATATCAATCGCTGATGAATACGCAGGTCTGA